The following coding sequences lie in one Rhizobium leguminosarum genomic window:
- a CDS encoding helix-turn-helix domain-containing protein — MRDPKFRGSEFFDPHDAVQVKYEMLRRVSIDKLSVTEASDEYGVSRPTYYQAKVNFNMAGIAGLVPTKPGPRGPHKIDDKVVAFLQAHLAPGEPVRARELAKLLRQELDIELHPRSIERVLKKSGR; from the coding sequence GTGCGCGATCCAAAGTTTCGGGGCAGCGAGTTCTTCGATCCACACGACGCCGTGCAGGTCAAATACGAGATGCTGCGTCGCGTCTCCATCGACAAACTGTCGGTGACGGAGGCCTCCGACGAGTACGGCGTTTCCAGGCCGACCTACTACCAGGCCAAGGTGAACTTCAATATGGCCGGCATTGCCGGACTGGTGCCGACGAAGCCGGGGCCCCGCGGTCCCCACAAGATCGACGACAAGGTCGTGGCATTTCTGCAGGCGCATCTCGCCCCAGGCGAACCCGTCCGCGCCCGGGAACTTGCCAAGCTGCTCCGCCAGGAACTCGATATCGAGCTTCATCCCAGATCGATCGAGCGGGTTCTAAAAAAAAGCGGCAGGTAG
- a CDS encoding DUF5372 family protein, protein MPCVGKRYNRHGERLLLQTEDATVWSVPPQWTDLVSPDPEVAMSNGRSLLRVADLMELTALVERLSSKSGTRRRARM, encoded by the coding sequence TTGCCGTGTGTCGGCAAGCGCTACAATCGGCATGGTGAACGCCTTTTGCTGCAGACCGAGGATGCCACCGTTTGGTCGGTTCCCCCGCAATGGACTGATCTTGTGAGCCCGGATCCTGAAGTTGCCATGAGCAATGGACGATCGCTCTTGCGTGTCGCCGACTTAATGGAATTGACCGCCCTGGTGGAGCGCCTTTCAAGCAAGTCGGGCACGCGACGACGCGCCAGGATGTAA
- the tnpB gene encoding IS66 family insertion sequence element accessory protein TnpB encodes MRYKRLEKAQFCWPRIGHNRVQLNHAQLMALVDGMDWKRVRSVAVKPPEIVG; translated from the coding sequence GTGAGGTACAAGCGGCTAGAGAAGGCGCAGTTCTGCTGGCCGCGGATCGGCCACAACCGGGTGCAGCTCAATCATGCTCAGCTTATGGCGCTCGTTGACGGCATGGACTGGAAACGGGTCCGCTCTGTGGCGGTGAAGCCGCCGGAGATTGTTGGGTAA
- the istA gene encoding IS21 family transposase has translation MPRRKQARRTTVKDIRSILRLTHEQGLSVRAVSERLKISKTSVATYLLRARETGLSVWPLPAGLDDDAALERHLFRRVGRPPQDLVEPDWRSVSAELKRKGVTLTLLWQEYRASHPDGYGYTWFCDRFAVFERRAHATFRNRHEAGAVMQTDYAGHTIPIIDPSTGVIHSAQIFVAMLPASSLTFACASFSQKLPDWIEGQERALSFFGGVTKAIVCDNLKAGVAKALWFEPTLNATFAAMAEHYDTTILPTRSRKPRDKAKVEGAVLIVERWILARLRNRRFFSLADLNAAISVLLDDLNNRPMRHIGKSRRDLFEEVERKALAPLPATPFDYAEWKSAKVHPDYHVEVDKTFYSVPHRLIGRQVDVRLTHRVVEVFLDHKRIASHIRRSQRSGHVTVNEHMPKSHQRYANTTPASLLNQAARIGVNTAILVERMMRDRPHPEQGYRSAFGILSLARRYETDRLEAACERALVINSITYSSVAAILKSGLDRTKPQTDPAKPTPPHTNIRGGSYYQ, from the coding sequence ATGCCAAGACGGAAGCAAGCGAGACGAACGACAGTGAAAGACATTCGATCGATACTGCGACTGACGCACGAGCAGGGCCTTTCGGTTCGCGCCGTTTCGGAACGCCTGAAGATCAGCAAAACCTCTGTGGCGACGTATCTGTTGCGAGCGAGGGAGACCGGACTTTCGGTCTGGCCGTTGCCTGCGGGCCTGGACGATGATGCCGCGCTGGAGCGACATCTTTTCCGGCGCGTTGGCCGGCCGCCACAGGACTTGGTCGAGCCGGATTGGCGGTCCGTTTCCGCCGAGCTGAAGCGCAAGGGTGTAACGCTGACGCTGCTCTGGCAGGAATACAGGGCGAGCCATCCCGACGGCTACGGCTACACATGGTTTTGCGACCGTTTTGCCGTCTTCGAACGCCGCGCTCACGCGACGTTCCGCAACCGTCATGAGGCGGGCGCGGTGATGCAGACGGATTATGCCGGCCACACCATCCCCATCATCGACCCTTCGACCGGCGTCATCCATTCGGCACAAATCTTTGTGGCGATGCTTCCCGCCTCGTCGTTGACATTCGCCTGTGCCAGCTTCAGCCAGAAACTGCCGGACTGGATCGAGGGCCAGGAACGCGCGCTGAGCTTCTTCGGCGGCGTCACGAAGGCGATCGTGTGCGACAACCTGAAGGCAGGCGTCGCCAAGGCGCTGTGGTTCGAGCCGACGCTCAACGCCACCTTCGCTGCTATGGCCGAACATTACGATACGACCATCCTGCCGACCAGAAGCCGCAAGCCGCGTGACAAAGCCAAGGTCGAAGGTGCAGTGCTGATCGTCGAGCGCTGGATATTGGCTCGCCTCAGAAACCGACGCTTCTTCAGTCTGGCTGATCTGAATGCCGCGATCTCGGTTCTGCTTGACGACTTGAACAACCGCCCGATGCGCCACATCGGAAAGTCGCGCCGAGACCTGTTCGAGGAGGTAGAGAGAAAGGCGCTTGCGCCGCTGCCAGCAACGCCGTTCGACTATGCGGAATGGAAATCGGCGAAGGTCCATCCCGATTACCATGTCGAGGTCGACAAGACCTTCTACTCTGTGCCGCACCGCTTGATCGGCCGACAGGTTGATGTGCGTCTGACCCACCGGGTGGTCGAGGTATTTCTCGATCACAAGCGGATTGCCAGCCATATCAGGCGTTCTCAGCGATCCGGGCATGTGACGGTCAACGAGCATATGCCCAAATCCCACCAGCGTTATGCCAACACGACGCCGGCATCGCTTTTGAACCAGGCGGCAAGGATCGGGGTGAACACCGCCATTCTGGTCGAGCGGATGATGCGCGATCGTCCTCATCCCGAACAAGGATATCGCTCGGCCTTCGGCATTCTGTCCCTTGCCCGCCGTTACGAGACGGATCGCCTGGAAGCGGCGTGCGAGCGGGCGCTGGTCATCAACTCCATCACCTATTCCTCTGTCGCCGCCATTCTCAAATCCGGTCTCGATCGAACCAAACCCCAGACAGACCCGGCAAAACCCACCCCGCCGCACACCAACATCCGCGGCGGCTCCTATTACCAGTGA
- the istB gene encoding IS21-like element helper ATPase IstB, with translation MLTHPTLDQMQALGLAGMATAYRELAAQNNSSDLSRDEWLGLMLDRETALRSDKRLTNRLAASKLRFPDACIENIDFAAHRGLDRRNTLSLAQGAWLKAHENMIITGQTGTGKTWLACAFGRQAARLDHSILYLRMPRLFEDLGLARLDGRFPRLVDKLARVQLLILDDWGTHTLTDQQRLDLLEIFEERYRRKSTLITAQLPVAQWHDMIGEPTIADAILDRIIHNAHRIALEGDSMRRQKTPSHLTGAENGEINRS, from the coding sequence ATGCTGACACATCCAACCCTCGATCAGATGCAGGCCCTTGGCCTTGCCGGAATGGCAACGGCCTATCGCGAACTTGCCGCTCAGAACAACAGCAGCGATCTCAGCCGCGACGAGTGGCTCGGCCTGATGCTCGATCGGGAAACGGCTCTGCGATCCGACAAGCGCCTGACCAACCGGCTTGCAGCTTCAAAGCTCCGCTTTCCCGACGCCTGCATCGAGAACATCGACTTTGCCGCTCATCGTGGTCTCGACCGCCGCAACACTCTGTCGCTTGCGCAAGGGGCGTGGTTGAAGGCACATGAGAATATGATCATCACCGGCCAGACCGGCACGGGAAAAACCTGGCTCGCCTGCGCCTTCGGCCGTCAGGCTGCCCGGCTCGATCATTCCATCCTCTACCTGCGTATGCCGCGTCTGTTCGAAGATCTGGGCCTTGCCAGGCTTGACGGCCGCTTTCCACGCCTGGTCGACAAACTCGCCCGCGTCCAGTTGCTGATCCTCGACGACTGGGGAACGCACACGCTCACAGATCAACAACGCCTCGACCTGCTGGAAATCTTCGAGGAACGCTATCGCCGGAAATCAACGCTCATCACCGCGCAGCTTCCTGTCGCCCAGTGGCATGACATGATCGGAGAACCGACCATCGCAGACGCAATCCTCGATCGGATCATCCACAATGCGCACCGCATTGCCCTTGAAGGCGACAGCATGCGACGGCAAAAAACACCATCCCACTTGACCGGCGCTGAAAACGGCGAAATCAATCGCTCATGA
- a CDS encoding tyrosine-type recombinase/integrase has product MRHTNDLPVLIERWFTDRLMKHRGVSSNTIASYRDTFRLLFAFAQTRIGRSPSQLTLRDLDAPFIGAFLEDLETQRSASVRTRNLRLTAIRSFFRYAAFEEPAHSAHIQRVLAIPSKRCDKRQLQFLTRPEIEAILDCTDRNTWLGRRDYTLLLLAAQTGLRVSEIIDLDRDSVVLGRGAHVQCVGKGRKERSTPLTKVAQQALQRWLREPGKRGATALFPNMHGGRLSADGVQALLNKYVAKAREHCISLRSKRVSPHVLRHSAAMELLQAGVDCSVIALWLGHEAMETTLTYLHAHLELKESALAKLKPYERAKAERFRPSDRLLEFLNAL; this is encoded by the coding sequence ATGAGACACACGAACGACCTGCCCGTGCTAATCGAGCGGTGGTTTACGGATCGGCTTATGAAGCATCGAGGTGTAAGTTCCAATACCATCGCCTCCTATCGCGACACCTTCAGGCTCCTGTTTGCTTTCGCACAGACGCGCATTGGGAGATCCCCATCCCAGTTGACGCTGCGGGATTTGGACGCTCCTTTCATCGGCGCATTCCTGGAGGATCTTGAGACGCAGAGATCCGCCTCGGTGCGGACCCGGAATCTCCGCCTCACAGCCATCCGCTCTTTCTTCCGATATGCGGCGTTTGAGGAGCCGGCACACAGCGCCCACATTCAGCGTGTGCTCGCGATCCCCAGCAAGCGATGCGACAAGCGGCAGCTTCAGTTCCTAACCAGGCCCGAGATTGAAGCGATCCTGGACTGTACGGATCGAAACACGTGGCTGGGACGCCGCGATTACACTCTGCTATTGCTGGCCGCGCAAACGGGGCTGCGGGTCTCGGAGATCATCGACCTCGACCGAGACTCGGTAGTGCTCGGCCGCGGTGCGCATGTGCAATGCGTCGGCAAGGGCCGCAAAGAGCGAAGTACGCCGCTCACGAAGGTTGCACAGCAAGCCCTCCAGCGGTGGCTCAGGGAGCCAGGGAAGCGGGGCGCAACGGCTCTCTTTCCGAATATGCACGGTGGCAGGCTCAGCGCGGACGGCGTGCAGGCGCTGCTGAACAAATATGTCGCCAAAGCACGTGAGCACTGCATCTCCCTTCGCTCAAAGCGGGTCTCGCCCCATGTCTTGCGGCACTCTGCTGCCATGGAGTTGCTGCAGGCGGGCGTCGACTGCTCCGTAATTGCCCTGTGGTTGGGCCACGAAGCGATGGAAACGACGTTGACCTATCTTCATGCACATCTCGAACTGAAGGAATCTGCACTCGCAAAGCTGAAGCCGTACGAACGCGCCAAGGCCGAGCGATTTCGACCAAGCGACCGGCTTCTGGAATTCCTGAACGCCCTCTGA
- a CDS encoding tyrosine-type recombinase/integrase, which yields MSRLGTAFERYIGMRQGLGYKYDGPAKRLSEFVAFMESRGAETITNDLAMEWVTSMGRQPSWSIRLSDVRCFAQHLSYFDPLTEVLPSDAVAPARRTKPYIYSEIEIQTLLAAALSLPPANALRRWTYHCLFGLIAVAGLRHSEALSLLRADVDLDQGVLTIRETKFGKSRLVPLHATTIAVLSGYAARRDAHLGTPRSPYFFVAEQGGRLLHQYVHRVFWRLSRQIGLRQEGNRDGPRIHDLRHRFAVQTLINWHRAGEDVERELPVLSTFLGHANVRDTYWYLSATPELMNHAVRRLDKRWEVRS from the coding sequence ATGAGCCGGCTTGGCACCGCGTTTGAGCGCTACATCGGCATGCGCCAAGGGCTGGGATACAAATATGACGGTCCGGCAAAACGATTGTCGGAGTTCGTCGCTTTCATGGAATCCCGCGGCGCCGAGACCATCACGAATGATCTGGCAATGGAGTGGGTCACCTCGATGGGCCGGCAGCCAAGCTGGTCCATCCGCCTGTCTGATGTGCGCTGCTTTGCACAGCACCTCAGTTATTTCGATCCTTTGACAGAAGTGCTACCAAGCGACGCTGTAGCACCGGCACGGCGGACAAAGCCCTACATCTATAGCGAGATCGAGATTCAGACACTTTTGGCGGCGGCACTGTCGTTGCCGCCGGCCAACGCTCTGCGGCGCTGGACATATCACTGCCTGTTCGGGCTGATAGCAGTGGCCGGACTGCGCCATTCCGAAGCGCTCAGCCTGCTCCGGGCCGATGTCGATCTCGACCAGGGCGTCCTCACCATCCGAGAGACAAAGTTTGGCAAGTCACGGCTGGTCCCGCTGCATGCCACGACAATTGCTGTCCTTTCGGGCTACGCCGCCCGACGCGATGCACACCTTGGTACGCCGCGCAGTCCCTATTTCTTCGTCGCCGAACAAGGCGGCAGATTGCTGCATCAATACGTGCATCGCGTGTTCTGGCGACTATCCCGGCAAATCGGATTACGACAGGAGGGGAATCGAGATGGCCCACGGATTCATGATCTTCGTCACCGTTTCGCCGTCCAGACCCTGATCAACTGGCATCGCGCCGGCGAAGATGTGGAACGCGAGCTGCCCGTTCTCTCAACCTTCCTCGGCCATGCCAATGTTCGCGACACCTATTGGTATCTGTCGGCCACGCCGGAACTGATGAACCATGCCGTACGGCGATTGGATAAGCGTTGGGAGGTCCGGTCATGA
- a CDS encoding tyrosine-type recombinase/integrase, with the protein MGFTSGSAITWIAKQALEQADIEGYAHHGAHLFRHSLATDLLRSGASFAEIGQLLRHRSIDSTRIYAKLDIDKLRELSLPWPGGVQ; encoded by the coding sequence GTGGGTTTTACATCTGGCAGCGCCATCACGTGGATCGCTAAGCAAGCACTCGAACAGGCCGACATTGAAGGCTATGCGCATCACGGCGCCCATCTTTTCCGCCACAGCCTTGCGACTGACCTTTTGCGATCGGGCGCCAGCTTTGCTGAGATCGGCCAACTGCTCCGCCATCGAAGCATCGACAGTACAAGAATCTATGCCAAGCTCGATATTGATAAGCTGCGTGAACTGAGCCTACCCTGGCCGGGAGGTGTCCAATGA
- a CDS encoding IS256 family transposase, whose protein sequence is MTKTEDKTAVATVKDILLSNPDGLHEVLRAVMQEVLEAEMDEALGAAKGERTPERLGYRSGHYGRTLITRVGKLELRVPQDRSGHFSTELFERYQRSERALVATLAEMYVQGVSTRKVKAITEELCGHAFSASSISAINKRLDESLKAFACRPLQEPFPYLILDARYEKVREGGVVRSQAVLIAVGIDWDGRRQILSVEMAGRESRSAWKDFLLGLKARGLKGVEFVVSDDHAGLVAAIGEVIPEAAWQRCYVHFLRNALDHLPRKHGDDCLQELRWIYDRRDLAEAKTDLSAWLGKWSGKYPRLTGWVEEAIEQTLTFFRLPRTHHKHLKSTNMLERLNEEIRRRTYVVRIFPNTESCLRLVRALAVETHENWMEANRYINMDDLREHKKLALRNAA, encoded by the coding sequence ATGACCAAGACAGAAGATAAGACTGCTGTTGCTACCGTCAAAGACATTCTGCTTTCGAACCCCGATGGGCTGCACGAGGTGCTGCGCGCGGTGATGCAGGAGGTCCTTGAAGCCGAGATGGACGAGGCTTTGGGAGCCGCGAAAGGCGAACGCACGCCCGAGCGGCTCGGCTACCGCTCCGGCCATTACGGCCGCACGCTGATAACGCGGGTGGGCAAGTTGGAACTCAGGGTGCCGCAGGACCGCTCGGGACACTTCTCCACCGAGCTGTTCGAACGCTACCAGCGCTCGGAGCGGGCGCTGGTCGCCACGCTGGCCGAGATGTATGTGCAGGGGGTGTCGACGCGCAAGGTCAAGGCGATCACCGAAGAACTGTGCGGGCATGCGTTCTCGGCCTCATCGATCTCGGCGATCAACAAGCGGCTCGATGAAAGCCTAAAGGCCTTTGCCTGCCGCCCGCTTCAAGAGCCCTTTCCCTATCTCATCCTCGATGCCCGTTATGAGAAGGTCAGAGAGGGCGGCGTCGTCAGGAGCCAGGCGGTGCTGATCGCCGTCGGCATCGACTGGGACGGCCGGCGGCAAATCCTGTCCGTCGAGATGGCCGGCCGCGAGAGCCGCTCGGCCTGGAAGGACTTCCTGTTGGGATTGAAAGCCCGCGGCCTCAAGGGTGTCGAGTTCGTCGTCTCCGACGATCATGCCGGCCTCGTCGCGGCGATCGGCGAAGTCATTCCGGAAGCCGCCTGGCAGCGCTGCTATGTGCACTTCCTGCGCAATGCGCTCGACCATCTGCCACGCAAGCACGGCGACGATTGCCTGCAGGAACTGCGATGGATCTACGACCGGCGCGATCTCGCCGAGGCGAAAACCGATCTTTCCGCCTGGCTTGGCAAATGGTCGGGAAAATATCCACGGCTGACCGGCTGGGTCGAGGAAGCCATCGAGCAGACGCTCACTTTCTTCCGGCTACCGCGCACTCACCACAAGCATCTCAAGAGCACCAACATGCTCGAGCGCCTCAACGAGGAAATCCGTCGTAGAACCTACGTCGTGCGCATCTTTCCCAACACCGAAAGCTGCCTGCGCCTGGTCAGGGCCCTTGCCGTCGAAACCCACGAAAACTGGATGGAGGCCAATCGATACATCAACATGGACGATCTCAGAGAGCATAAGAAACTCGCTCTCCGCAATGCCGCATGA
- a CDS encoding tyrosine-type recombinase/integrase, whose translation MNATDYLNRSALYRKLVYGPYREFAGVYAAKMSNEGLGRHCTWRSLSLFRDLMDWHVGNGHAPQDLSEVHVDRFLEHRFKHWKPDSGDRSALRRLLLALREKGLIPAALPILRSEHEKIVDVFGQYLSTERGLAAATMGSHKLLSLRFLREVCPLGVDGFAALTPQTVIGYVERHALDGSADSGKAMCGVVRAFLRYLHLKGFISMPLAGCVPSIRRWRLAGLPTFLPPEKVQKVLDACDRTTAMGRRDYAVLMILAKLGLRASEVSNLNLDDIDWQSGTILVHGKGRRQATMPLRHG comes from the coding sequence ATGAACGCAACTGACTATTTGAATCGCAGCGCCCTATACCGGAAGCTGGTCTATGGTCCGTATCGGGAGTTTGCGGGCGTTTACGCCGCCAAAATGTCGAACGAAGGTTTGGGTCGGCATTGCACGTGGCGCTCGCTGAGCCTGTTTCGGGATCTGATGGACTGGCATGTTGGCAATGGACATGCTCCGCAGGATTTAAGCGAGGTTCACGTCGACCGCTTTCTTGAGCATCGTTTCAAGCACTGGAAGCCCGACTCGGGCGATCGATCGGCACTCCGCCGCTTGCTTTTGGCGTTACGGGAGAAAGGCTTAATACCAGCCGCACTTCCGATTCTGCGCAGTGAGCACGAGAAGATCGTCGATGTATTCGGGCAATATCTCTCGACTGAGAGAGGGCTCGCCGCCGCGACTATGGGGAGCCACAAGCTTCTGTCGCTTCGATTTCTCCGGGAGGTGTGCCCTTTAGGCGTAGACGGGTTTGCAGCGCTCACCCCGCAGACCGTGATCGGTTATGTCGAGCGACATGCGCTCGATGGTTCCGCCGACAGTGGCAAAGCCATGTGCGGGGTTGTGCGTGCCTTCCTGCGCTATTTGCATCTGAAGGGTTTCATCTCGATGCCGCTCGCTGGCTGTGTGCCGTCCATCCGCCGCTGGCGACTTGCCGGCCTTCCAACATTTCTCCCGCCCGAGAAAGTCCAGAAGGTTCTCGATGCCTGTGATCGGACGACGGCAATGGGTCGTCGGGACTACGCGGTTCTGATGATCCTCGCCAAGCTCGGTTTGCGCGCCAGCGAAGTTTCCAACCTCAATCTTGACGATATCGACTGGCAGTCGGGCACGATCCTCGTACACGGAAAGGGACGACGCCAAGCGACTATGCCGCTGCGTCACGGGTAG
- a CDS encoding saccharopine dehydrogenase family protein, translating to MKDVVVIGAGKIGGAIALMLAETGDYNVVVTDRDQAQINKLDKHPAISGKVVDITDIGALVVMLRGKFAVLSAAPFNLTGKVAEAALEASVHYLDLTEDVATTKKVEELSEGADVAFIPQCGLAPGFISIVANDLAKRFDTLDSVRMRVGALPQYPSNALNYNLTWSTDGLINEYIEPCEAIVEGKFITVPAMEEREEFSLDGVTYEAFNTSGGLGTLAKTLEGRVRTMNYRTIRYPGHQAIIKALLNDFNLKNRRDVLKDLFENALPATMQDVVVIFVTVCGWKEGRYMQETYANKVYSSVVAGKTMSAIQITTAAGITTVLDLLADGKLPQKGFVRQEEVALADFLNNRFGQVYDPEAMRLKKAV from the coding sequence ATGAAGGATGTAGTGGTCATTGGCGCAGGTAAGATCGGTGGCGCCATCGCATTGATGCTGGCAGAAACAGGCGATTACAATGTCGTCGTAACCGATCGGGATCAGGCGCAGATCAACAAGCTCGACAAGCATCCCGCGATTTCCGGAAAAGTCGTTGATATCACCGACATCGGGGCACTTGTAGTGATGCTTCGCGGGAAGTTCGCCGTTCTGTCCGCGGCGCCTTTCAACCTGACCGGCAAAGTCGCCGAGGCTGCACTGGAAGCCTCGGTGCATTACCTTGACCTGACGGAAGATGTCGCAACGACCAAGAAGGTCGAGGAGCTCTCCGAAGGTGCAGATGTTGCTTTCATTCCCCAGTGTGGCCTCGCGCCCGGCTTTATTTCGATTGTTGCCAACGACCTTGCCAAGCGCTTTGACACGCTGGATAGCGTGCGCATGCGCGTTGGAGCCTTGCCGCAATATCCGTCGAACGCTCTGAACTACAATCTGACCTGGAGCACGGATGGTCTAATCAACGAATACATCGAGCCATGTGAGGCGATTGTTGAGGGCAAGTTCATTACAGTGCCGGCCATGGAAGAGCGCGAAGAATTCTCGCTGGATGGTGTTACCTACGAGGCATTTAACACATCTGGTGGTCTCGGCACGCTGGCCAAGACGCTGGAGGGCCGCGTTCGGACGATGAACTACCGCACGATCCGCTACCCAGGCCATCAGGCAATAATCAAGGCGCTGCTGAACGACTTCAATCTCAAGAACCGCCGGGACGTGCTCAAGGACCTGTTCGAAAACGCTCTGCCGGCCACGATGCAGGACGTGGTCGTGATCTTCGTCACCGTGTGTGGCTGGAAAGAGGGTCGCTACATGCAGGAAACCTACGCCAACAAGGTTTATTCGAGTGTCGTCGCGGGCAAAACGATGAGCGCGATTCAAATTACGACTGCCGCCGGCATCACGACGGTTCTCGACCTCCTCGCCGATGGAAAACTGCCTCAGAAGGGCTTCGTTCGGCAGGAGGAAGTCGCGCTCGCAGATTTCCTGAACAATCGCTTTGGCCAGGTTTACGATCCTGAGGCCATGCGTCTGAAGAAGGCGGTCTAG
- a CDS encoding Lrp/AsnC family transcriptional regulator, translating into MNVTEKDRELLDLLGENARAPVASLAKKLGLSRTTVQSRLDRLEREGVIAGYNVRLSDEYQSGLAKAHVMITLAPKVLSQVCVSLQAIHGVKSLHSVSGTFDLIAVLEAPSISELDQLVDGIGMIDGVERTLSSIIMSTRLSR; encoded by the coding sequence ATGAATGTAACGGAAAAAGACCGTGAACTGCTCGACTTGCTTGGCGAAAATGCGCGCGCGCCCGTGGCAAGCCTTGCCAAAAAGCTCGGTTTGTCGAGAACGACCGTTCAGTCCAGACTTGATCGCCTGGAGCGTGAAGGGGTCATTGCCGGATATAACGTGAGACTGTCCGATGAATATCAATCAGGTCTTGCGAAAGCGCATGTCATGATCACGCTCGCGCCAAAAGTCTTATCACAGGTTTGCGTTTCGCTGCAGGCAATCCATGGTGTGAAATCACTGCATTCGGTGAGCGGCACATTCGATCTAATTGCGGTTCTCGAAGCTCCGTCGATTTCGGAACTTGATCAACTCGTCGACGGGATCGGAATGATCGATGGCGTTGAGCGAACGCTTTCCTCGATCATCATGTCCACCCGGCTAAGCCGCTAA